A region of Catenibacterium mitsuokai DNA encodes the following proteins:
- a CDS encoding anaerobic ribonucleoside-triphosphate reductase activating protein, with protein MDKKENFMSDNALLYRAAIKYYDNRLKRYDIGYGQVVNLMMIHEHPGITMKELSSSGSVDKGTITKSISKLQEAGYIRVEENTLDKRSKRLKTTPKAKDVIAEMYLARKDWWSHLTSDLTLEEVDQLEKTMHLLVKKAIEEPAYQNHFRIFGFQKLTLLDYPGKMACTLFTGGCNFKCPFCHNSDLVFLPENMVEIEQEDVLEFLEKRKNILEGVCITGGEPLLQAGIVDFLRVIKDMGYSIKLDTNGSFPNKLKELVEDGLVDYVAVDIKNAPKKYNKTIGLEGYRLDSIKTTVQYLLENHVDYEFRTTIIKEFHTENDMRLIGEWIKGAKRYYLQNFEDNENVIQKGLHACSLETLQSYKKILEEYVDECEIRGIEERI; from the coding sequence ATGGATAAGAAAGAGAACTTCATGAGTGATAATGCATTACTGTATCGTGCGGCTATTAAATATTATGATAATAGATTAAAGAGATATGATATAGGTTATGGACAGGTTGTGAATCTGATGATGATTCATGAACATCCTGGTATTACTATGAAGGAATTGTCTTCAAGTGGTTCTGTGGATAAAGGAACAATTACCAAGAGTATATCTAAGTTACAGGAGGCGGGCTATATTCGTGTAGAAGAGAATACTCTTGATAAACGTTCTAAGAGGCTTAAAACAACACCTAAAGCGAAAGATGTGATTGCGGAAATGTATCTTGCGAGAAAAGACTGGTGGTCACATCTAACATCTGATCTGACTTTAGAAGAAGTGGATCAGTTAGAAAAGACAATGCATCTATTGGTCAAGAAAGCAATAGAAGAACCAGCTTATCAGAATCATTTTCGCATCTTTGGTTTTCAAAAGCTCACTCTTCTAGATTATCCAGGAAAGATGGCATGTACTCTATTTACTGGAGGATGTAATTTTAAATGTCCTTTCTGTCATAATTCTGATTTAGTTTTCTTACCAGAAAATATGGTGGAGATTGAACAGGAGGATGTCCTTGAATTCTTAGAAAAGAGAAAGAATATATTAGAGGGTGTATGTATTACAGGTGGAGAACCTTTATTACAGGCTGGTATTGTGGATTTCTTAAGAGTGATCAAGGATATGGGGTACTCTATTAAATTAGATACAAATGGTTCTTTTCCTAATAAGTTAAAAGAATTGGTAGAAGATGGTCTTGTAGACTATGTAGCAGTAGATATCAAGAATGCCCCTAAGAAATACAATAAGACAATTGGTTTAGAAGGTTATCGTCTTGATTCTATTAAAACAACAGTCCAGTATTTATTAGAAAATCATGTGGATTATGAATTCAGAACGACAATTATTAAAGAATTTCATACAGAAAATGATATGAGACTAATTGGAGAATGGATCAAAGGTGCTAAGCGTTATTATCTTCAAAACTTTGAAGATAATGAGAATGTGATTCAAAAAGGTTTACATGCATGCTCATTAGAAACACTCCAGAGTTATAAGAAGATTTTAGAAGAATATGTTGATGAATGTGAAATCAGAGGGATAGAAGAAAGGATATGA